One genomic region from Paracoccus pantotrophus encodes:
- a CDS encoding ABC transporter permease, with translation MAKALDPHAAIVTEAGGLDQGGTLKTADGRPLKAALARSSRRARRRAFLLVLPLLLFVLITFVVPIGQMLQRSVKNDGFSANMPQLSAWFHDNPRGTEPDDAAWAALAADLTAAAQARTVGVVGTRINYDMPGTRSLFTSAGRQARGGIEPPYREAILEMDAKWGDPRLWSVMREASSPYTTNFYLAAVDRTRDEQGEVVAAPAQQQIYGKLFLRTFWLSLAITATTFLLGFPVAHLLATLPMRQSNLLMILVLLPFWTSLLVRTTAWIVLLQQQGVVNDVLVWLGVIGNNQRLQMIFNQTGTIIAMTHILLPFMILPLYSVMRTINPSYVRAARSLGATSWTAFRRIYFPQTLPGLGAGALLVFILAVGYYITPALVGGSSGQLISNMIAMHMTQTLNWSMAAALAALLLGGVLILYWVYDRLVGIDNLKLG, from the coding sequence ATGGCCAAAGCCCTCGACCCCCATGCCGCCATCGTCACCGAGGCCGGCGGCCTTGACCAAGGCGGAACGCTGAAAACCGCGGACGGCCGCCCGTTGAAGGCAGCCTTGGCGCGCAGCTCGCGCCGGGCGCGGCGGCGCGCCTTCCTGCTGGTACTTCCGCTTCTGCTGTTCGTCCTGATCACCTTCGTGGTGCCGATCGGGCAGATGCTGCAGCGTTCGGTCAAGAACGACGGCTTCTCGGCCAACATGCCGCAGCTCAGCGCCTGGTTCCACGACAACCCCCGCGGCACCGAGCCCGACGATGCGGCCTGGGCGGCGCTGGCCGCCGACCTGACCGCCGCCGCCCAGGCCCGCACCGTCGGCGTGGTCGGTACCCGCATCAACTACGACATGCCGGGCACGCGCTCGCTGTTCACCTCGGCCGGCCGCCAGGCGCGCGGCGGCATCGAGCCGCCCTATCGCGAGGCGATCCTCGAGATGGACGCGAAATGGGGCGACCCGCGGCTGTGGTCGGTGATGCGCGAGGCCTCCTCGCCCTATACCACCAACTTCTACCTCGCGGCGGTGGACCGCACCCGCGACGAGCAGGGCGAGGTGGTCGCCGCCCCGGCGCAGCAGCAGATCTACGGCAAGCTGTTCCTGCGCACCTTCTGGCTGTCGCTGGCCATTACCGCCACCACCTTCCTGCTGGGCTTTCCCGTCGCGCATCTGCTGGCCACCCTGCCGATGCGGCAGTCGAACCTGCTGATGATCCTGGTGCTGCTGCCGTTCTGGACCTCGCTTCTGGTCAGGACCACGGCCTGGATCGTGCTGTTGCAGCAGCAGGGCGTGGTCAACGACGTGCTGGTCTGGCTGGGGGTGATCGGCAACAACCAGCGGCTGCAGATGATCTTCAACCAGACCGGCACGATCATCGCCATGACCCATATCCTGCTGCCCTTCATGATCCTGCCGCTCTATTCGGTGATGCGCACCATCAATCCCAGCTATGTGCGCGCCGCGCGCAGCCTGGGCGCGACCAGCTGGACCGCCTTCCGCCGCATCTATTTCCCGCAGACCCTGCCGGGGCTGGGGGCGGGGGCGCTTCTGGTCTTCATCCTGGCGGTGGGCTATTACATCACCCCCGCGCTGGTCGGCGGCTCGTCGGGGCAGCTGATCTCGAACATGATCGCGATGCACATGACGCAGACGCTGAACTGGTCCATGGCGGCGGCGCTGGCGGCGCTGCTGCTGGGCGGGGTCTTGATCCTCTACTGGGTCTATGACCGGCTCGTCGGCATCGACAACCTGAAACTGGGATAA
- the tmk gene encoding dTMP kinase, protein MFISFEGIDGSGKSTQARRLAQALNARGTETLLTREPGGSLGAEEIRRLLVEGAGERWSPETELLLFTAARRDHVERLIRPALDRGAWIVTDRFADSSRVYQGLARAELRQLVEELHRLTIGIEPDRTFIIDIDPAVALARGQARGGAEDRFETLGLGFQQKLRAGFLALAAEAPERIRVIDGRGSEDEVAARVLAALT, encoded by the coding sequence ATGTTCATCAGTTTCGAGGGCATCGACGGATCGGGAAAATCCACCCAGGCGCGGCGGCTGGCACAGGCGCTGAACGCGCGCGGCACCGAGACGCTGCTGACGCGCGAACCCGGCGGCAGCCTGGGCGCCGAGGAGATCCGCCGCCTGCTGGTCGAGGGCGCGGGCGAACGCTGGTCCCCCGAAACCGAGCTGCTGCTGTTCACCGCCGCCCGCCGCGACCATGTTGAGCGGCTGATCCGACCGGCGCTGGACCGCGGCGCCTGGATCGTGACCGACCGTTTCGCCGATTCCAGCCGAGTCTACCAGGGCCTCGCCCGCGCCGAGCTGCGCCAGCTGGTCGAAGAGTTGCACCGGCTGACCATCGGCATCGAGCCCGACCGCACCTTCATCATCGACATCGACCCGGCGGTGGCGCTGGCCCGCGGCCAGGCCCGCGGCGGGGCCGAGGACCGGTTCGAGACGCTGGGCCTGGGCTTCCAGCAGAAGCTGCGCGCGGGCTTCCTGGCGCTGGCTGCCGAGGCGCCCGAACGCATCCGGGTGATCGACGGCCGCGGCAGCGAGGACGAGGTCGCCGCCCGCGTACTGGCCGCCCTGACATGA
- a CDS encoding ABC transporter permease, which translates to MALPTYASPLEKVWHYTYLAICGAIFFFLIAPIVVIIPLSFNVEPYFTFTDRMLSFDPDGYSLRWYDSLLTFGMARPDAPRDLSWWADAWRNAKWVNAAKSSIIIGFFSTILATVLGTLAALGLSRPEMPYRRAIMAMLISPMIVPIIITATGMFFFYSNPCEPLTWIGLNPECGRLAGTYLGVILAHATLGIPFVIITVTATLIGFDQSLNRAAASLGANPRTTFFRITMPLILPGVISGALFAFVTSFDEVVAVLFIAGPDQQTIPRQMWNGIREQISPAILAVATLLVIFSIALLTTVELLRRRSERLRGLTPR; encoded by the coding sequence ATGGCGCTTCCAACCTACGCATCGCCGCTGGAGAAGGTCTGGCACTACACCTATCTGGCGATCTGCGGCGCGATCTTCTTCTTCCTGATCGCGCCCATCGTGGTGATCATCCCGCTGAGCTTCAACGTCGAGCCCTATTTCACCTTCACCGACCGGATGCTGTCCTTCGACCCCGACGGCTATTCGCTGCGCTGGTACGACAGCCTGCTGACCTTCGGCATGGCGCGGCCGGACGCGCCGCGCGACCTCAGCTGGTGGGCGGATGCCTGGCGGAACGCGAAATGGGTGAACGCGGCGAAAAGCTCGATCATCATCGGCTTCTTCTCGACCATCCTCGCCACCGTGCTGGGCACGCTGGCGGCGCTGGGGCTGTCGCGGCCCGAGATGCCCTATCGCCGCGCGATCATGGCGATGCTGATCTCGCCCATGATCGTGCCGATCATCATCACCGCGACGGGGATGTTCTTCTTCTACTCGAACCCCTGCGAGCCCCTGACCTGGATTGGCCTGAACCCGGAATGCGGCCGGCTGGCCGGTACCTATCTGGGGGTGATCCTGGCCCATGCCACGCTGGGCATTCCCTTCGTGATCATCACGGTGACGGCGACGCTGATCGGCTTCGACCAGTCGCTGAACCGTGCGGCGGCCAGCCTGGGGGCGAACCCGCGCACCACCTTCTTCCGCATCACCATGCCGTTGATCCTGCCTGGCGTGATCTCGGGGGCGCTGTTCGCCTTCGTGACCTCCTTCGACGAGGTGGTGGCGGTGCTGTTCATCGCCGGGCCGGACCAGCAGACCATCCCGCGCCAGATGTGGAACGGCATCCGCGAGCAGATCTCGCCCGCCATCCTTGCCGTGGCGACGCTGCTGGTGATCTTTTCCATCGCGCTGCTCACAACCGTCGAGTTGCTGCGGCGAAGATCCGAACGGCTGCGCGGCCTGACGCCGAGGTGA
- a CDS encoding ABC transporter substrate-binding protein, translating into MKRTLILSSALVVVAAAAQAQDKQVNLLSWGGAYGMSHVEAYAKPFEAQTGIKVVVSDADNPATPVKAQVEAGNVSIDLASVEYADAVRLCDEGLLEEIDPAILTPAADGTAAADDFIEGAITECFVGTDVYSMILAYDDSKFPDAKPAGAADFFDTAKFPGKRTMRKGAKFNLEFALMADGVAPDQVYEVLGTPEGVDRAFAKLDTIKNDVIWWEAGAQPPQLLADGEVSMAFAFNGRIFNAAQQEGKPFKIVWDGQIYEMEGWVMPKGAPNPEAAREFIAFSTAPEQQARAAEFISYGPPRTSAAALVGNIEGTDVPMGPNLPTYAENLENALASNLDFWVDHDAELQERFNAWLAN; encoded by the coding sequence ATGAAACGCACGCTGATACTGTCCTCTGCGCTGGTCGTCGTCGCGGCTGCGGCCCAGGCGCAGGACAAGCAGGTGAACCTGCTGTCCTGGGGCGGCGCTTATGGCATGAGCCATGTCGAGGCCTATGCCAAGCCCTTCGAGGCCCAGACCGGCATCAAGGTCGTGGTCTCGGATGCCGACAACCCGGCGACCCCGGTCAAGGCCCAGGTCGAGGCGGGCAATGTCTCGATCGACCTGGCTTCGGTCGAATATGCCGATGCCGTGCGGCTTTGCGACGAGGGGCTGCTGGAGGAAATCGACCCGGCGATCCTGACCCCCGCCGCCGACGGCACCGCCGCCGCCGATGACTTCATCGAGGGCGCGATCACCGAATGCTTCGTGGGCACGGATGTCTATTCGATGATCCTGGCCTATGACGACAGCAAGTTCCCCGATGCCAAGCCCGCCGGTGCGGCCGATTTCTTCGACACGGCCAAGTTCCCCGGCAAGCGCACCATGCGCAAGGGCGCCAAGTTCAACCTGGAATTCGCGCTGATGGCCGATGGCGTGGCGCCCGACCAGGTCTACGAGGTGCTGGGCACCCCCGAGGGCGTGGACCGGGCCTTCGCCAAGCTCGACACCATCAAGAACGACGTGATCTGGTGGGAAGCCGGCGCGCAGCCGCCGCAGCTGCTGGCCGATGGCGAGGTCTCGATGGCCTTTGCCTTCAATGGCCGGATCTTCAACGCCGCCCAGCAGGAGGGCAAGCCCTTCAAGATCGTCTGGGACGGCCAGATCTACGAGATGGAGGGCTGGGTCATGCCGAAGGGCGCCCCCAACCCCGAGGCCGCGAGGGAGTTCATCGCCTTCTCGACGGCGCCCGAGCAGCAGGCCCGCGCCGCCGAGTTCATCAGCTACGGTCCGCCGCGCACCTCTGCCGCCGCCCTGGTCGGCAATATCGAGGGCACCGACGTGCCGATGGGCCCGAACCTGCCCACCTATGCCGAGAACCTGGAAAACGCGCTGGCCTCGAACCTGGATTTCTGGGTCGATCACGACGCCGAGCTGCAGGAACGCTTCAACGCTTGGCTGGCAAACTGA
- a CDS encoding MBL fold metallo-hydrolase: protein MIRATVLGCGSSGGVPRLGNRWGECDPANPRNRRRRCALLVERHGHDGVTRLLIDTGPDLVPQLLDADVAELDAVAYTHAHADHIHGIDDLRQIVFNMRRRMPVWADQPTAAALKTRFGYIFETPPGSSYPPICDLQPIRGPFAIEGAGGSIELAPFEVNHGDMNALGFRIGGVEQSLVYLPDVLAIPEEAWPVITGCEVFICDALRRIPHPSHAHLALTLEWIARSGCARGVLTNMHVDLDYDAVMRETPENVVPAHDGMRIELI from the coding sequence ATGATCCGCGCCACCGTCCTGGGCTGCGGCTCTTCGGGCGGCGTGCCTCGGCTGGGCAATCGCTGGGGCGAATGCGATCCGGCCAATCCGCGCAACCGCCGCCGCCGCTGCGCGCTTCTGGTCGAGCGCCATGGCCATGACGGGGTGACGCGGCTGCTGATCGACACCGGGCCCGACCTGGTGCCGCAGCTGCTGGATGCCGATGTCGCCGAGCTGGATGCGGTCGCCTATACCCATGCCCATGCCGACCATATCCACGGCATCGACGACCTGCGGCAGATCGTCTTCAACATGCGCCGCCGGATGCCGGTCTGGGCCGACCAGCCGACCGCGGCGGCGCTGAAGACCCGCTTCGGCTATATCTTCGAAACGCCGCCGGGTTCCTCCTATCCACCAATCTGCGATTTGCAGCCGATCCGCGGCCCCTTCGCCATCGAGGGCGCGGGGGGCAGCATCGAGCTGGCGCCTTTCGAGGTCAACCACGGCGACATGAACGCGCTCGGCTTCCGCATCGGCGGGGTCGAGCAGAGCCTGGTCTACCTGCCCGACGTGCTGGCGATTCCCGAGGAAGCCTGGCCGGTGATCACGGGTTGCGAGGTGTTCATCTGCGACGCGCTGCGACGCATCCCGCATCCCAGCCACGCCCATCTGGCGCTGACGCTGGAATGGATCGCCCGCTCGGGCTGCGCGCGCGGCGTTCTGACCAACATGCATGTCGACCTGGATTACGACGCCGTCATGCGCGAGACGCCCGAAAACGTCGTGCCCGCCCATGACGGCATGCGGATCGAGCTGATATGA
- a CDS encoding TatD family hydrolase translates to MPEPDLPILVDSHCHLDFPDFEGEQTELVARAHAAGVTRMVTICTRLRNEPAVRAIAETHPGVFYAAGTHPMHAAEEPLATVEELVALSRHPRFVGIGETGLDYHYTADSAAVQAESLRIHIEAARRTGLPLIVHSRDADEDMARILTEEHRAGAFTGVMHCYTSGRDLARAALDLGFYLSMSGIAAFPRSTSIREIFAAAPADRILVETDAPYLAPPPHRGKRNEPAFVAHTAKVGAELLGMTEHEFASLTTLNFERLFRKAAA, encoded by the coding sequence ATGCCCGAACCCGATCTTCCCATCCTGGTGGACAGCCATTGCCACCTGGACTTCCCCGATTTCGAGGGCGAACAGACCGAACTGGTCGCGCGCGCCCATGCGGCGGGCGTGACCCGCATGGTGACCATCTGCACCCGGCTGCGCAACGAACCCGCCGTGCGCGCCATCGCCGAAACCCATCCCGGCGTGTTCTATGCCGCCGGCACCCATCCGATGCATGCCGCCGAAGAGCCGCTGGCCACGGTCGAGGAGCTGGTCGCCCTGTCGCGCCATCCGCGTTTCGTCGGCATCGGCGAGACCGGGCTCGACTATCACTACACCGCCGACAGCGCCGCGGTGCAGGCCGAAAGCCTCCGCATCCATATCGAGGCCGCGCGCCGCACCGGCCTGCCGCTGATCGTCCATTCGCGCGACGCGGACGAGGACATGGCCCGCATCCTGACCGAGGAACATCGGGCCGGCGCCTTCACCGGCGTCATGCATTGCTATACCAGCGGGCGGGACCTGGCGCGGGCGGCGCTGGACCTGGGCTTCTACCTGTCCATGTCCGGCATCGCGGCCTTCCCGCGCAGCACCTCGATCCGCGAGATCTTTGCCGCCGCGCCCGCCGACCGCATCCTGGTCGAGACCGATGCGCCCTATCTCGCCCCGCCGCCGCATCGCGGCAAGCGCAACGAGCCGGCCTTCGTCGCCCATACCGCCAAGGTCGGCGCCGAGCTGCTGGGCATGACCGAGCATGAATTCGCCAGCCTCACCACGCTGAACTTCGAGCGGCTGTTTCGCAAGGCCGCGGCATGA
- a CDS encoding AEC family transporter — protein MTALFDVILPVFLVVGFGYLVCWRRWLTEVAVDGVMRFAQNFALPVLLFGAIARLDLGANYNPLLLLAFYSGALLSFALGTGLSFYWLRRPIEDAIAIGFVCLFSNSLLLGVPITERAYGPEAMLGNFTIISVHSPLLYTFGITAMEFARARGQNLSVGGVALRALSGVLHTPLVIGILGGFAMNLLTQAGLVMPEGFWAAVRMMSSAALPAALFGLGGVLYRYRPEGEARAIAMCCCISLLLHPAVTFGLGRIFALNLAEMRSAVVTAAMPPGVNAYLFAALYGVAKRVSASAVLVATGLSMLTVWFWLAALP, from the coding sequence ATGACCGCGCTTTTCGACGTCATCCTGCCGGTGTTCCTGGTGGTTGGCTTCGGCTACCTGGTCTGCTGGCGCAGATGGCTGACCGAGGTGGCGGTCGATGGTGTCATGCGCTTTGCGCAGAACTTCGCATTGCCAGTACTGCTGTTCGGCGCCATCGCCCGGCTGGACCTGGGGGCGAATTACAACCCACTGTTGCTCTTGGCCTTTTACAGCGGCGCGCTTTTGTCCTTTGCGCTGGGAACCGGCCTGTCCTTTTACTGGCTGAGGCGGCCGATCGAGGACGCCATCGCCATCGGCTTCGTCTGCCTGTTCTCGAACTCGCTGCTGCTGGGCGTGCCGATCACCGAACGCGCCTATGGCCCCGAGGCGATGCTGGGCAACTTTACCATCATCTCGGTGCATTCGCCGCTGCTTTACACCTTCGGCATCACCGCGATGGAATTCGCCCGGGCGCGGGGCCAGAACCTGTCCGTGGGCGGGGTGGCGCTGCGGGCGCTGTCGGGCGTGCTGCACACGCCGCTGGTCATCGGCATCCTCGGCGGCTTTGCCATGAATCTGCTGACTCAGGCCGGGCTGGTCATGCCCGAGGGCTTCTGGGCCGCTGTCCGGATGATGTCCAGCGCCGCGCTGCCGGCGGCGCTGTTCGGGCTGGGCGGCGTGCTCTATCGCTACCGCCCCGAGGGCGAGGCGCGGGCCATCGCGATGTGCTGCTGCATCTCGCTGCTGCTGCATCCGGCCGTGACCTTCGGCCTGGGCCGGATCTTCGCGCTGAACCTGGCCGAAATGCGCTCGGCCGTGGTGACGGCCGCCATGCCGCCGGGGGTCAATGCCTATCTCTTCGCCGCGCTTTACGGGGTGGCCAAGCGCGTCTCGGCCTCGGCGGTGCTGGTGGCGACGGGGCTGTCGATGCTGACGGTCTGGTTCTGGCTTGCCGCCCTGCCCTGA
- a CDS encoding ABC transporter ATP-binding protein, whose protein sequence is MTADPGNDAFVVFDHVQKSYDGQTLVVKDLNLTIGKGEFLTMLGPSGSGKTTCLMMLAGFETATHGEIRLDGRNINDVPPHRRGIGMVFQNYALFPHMSVGENLSFPLEVRGMGKDERESRIARALDMVQMGQFKNRRPAQLSGGQQQRIALARALVFDPKLVLMDEPLGALDKQLREHMQFEIKALHDRLGITVVYVTHDQGEALTMSDRIAVFNDGRIQQLAPPPVLYEQPENSFVAGFIGENNALRGTIEQLQGDKALVRLGNGELIDATAVNIRETGQVTTVSIRPERVEFKPELMPAGAHTIEAQVRDVIYMGDILRARLHVAGQDDFVMKYRNTLGQVKLSPGQTIRIGWHPEDARALDPV, encoded by the coding sequence GTGACAGCAGACCCCGGCAACGACGCTTTCGTTGTCTTCGATCACGTCCAAAAAAGCTATGACGGGCAAACGCTTGTCGTCAAAGACCTGAACCTGACCATAGGCAAGGGCGAGTTCCTGACCATGCTTGGCCCGTCCGGTTCGGGCAAGACCACCTGCCTGATGATGCTGGCCGGATTCGAGACGGCCACGCATGGCGAGATCAGGCTGGACGGGCGCAACATCAACGACGTGCCGCCCCATCGGCGCGGCATCGGCATGGTGTTCCAGAACTACGCGCTTTTCCCGCATATGAGCGTGGGCGAGAACCTGTCCTTTCCGCTGGAAGTGCGCGGCATGGGCAAGGACGAGCGCGAAAGCCGCATCGCCCGCGCGCTCGACATGGTGCAGATGGGCCAGTTCAAGAACCGCCGCCCGGCCCAGCTGTCGGGCGGCCAGCAGCAGCGCATCGCGCTGGCCCGCGCGCTGGTCTTCGACCCCAAGCTGGTCCTGATGGACGAGCCGCTGGGCGCGCTCGACAAGCAGCTGCGCGAACACATGCAGTTCGAGATCAAGGCGCTGCACGACCGGCTGGGCATTACCGTGGTCTATGTCACCCACGACCAGGGCGAGGCGCTGACCATGTCCGACCGCATCGCCGTGTTCAACGACGGCCGCATCCAGCAGCTTGCGCCGCCGCCGGTGCTGTACGAGCAGCCCGAGAACAGCTTCGTCGCCGGCTTCATCGGCGAGAACAACGCCCTGCGCGGCACCATCGAGCAGCTCCAGGGCGACAAGGCGCTGGTCCGGCTGGGCAATGGCGAGCTGATCGACGCCACCGCCGTCAATATCCGCGAGACGGGCCAGGTCACCACGGTCTCGATCCGGCCCGAGCGGGTCGAGTTCAAGCCCGAGCTGATGCCGGCCGGCGCCCATACCATCGAGGCGCAGGTGCGCGACGTGATCTACATGGGCGACATCCTGCGGGCGCGGCTGCATGTCGCCGGCCAGGACGATTTCGTGATGAAATACCGCAATACGCTGGGCCAGGTGAAGCTGTCGCCCGGCCAGACGATACGGATCGGCTGGCATCCCGAGGATGCCCGCGCCCTCGATCCGGTGTGA
- a CDS encoding DNA polymerase III subunit delta' has translation MSDEPLPEPDRVPGAPHPREAARIIGQDAAVADFLAAAQAHRLHHAWLISGPRGTGKATLAWTIAKWLLSGAASPDLTTPQDDPTVRRIRALSEPRLHLVRRPVDEKTLRLRAEITVDEVRRLQGFFHMSAAEGGRRIAIIDAADEMNQAAANALLKLLEEPPQEATLLLVAHQPARLLPTIRSRCRELRLQPLSPEDMGRVLHDLGLDHDAARLAALSGGSIGEALRLAGQDGLALYQRIAGLFADYPRMDRRAAAALAELAAGRAGAEGDPFDLVVTLLDRFLTRAARTGLLGAPLPEAAEGEAEVLSRIAPDPAVARLWAAAQAELSARARAGRAVNLDPSALVLDMLVGLANQPAV, from the coding sequence ATCAGCGACGAGCCGCTGCCCGAACCCGACCGCGTGCCGGGCGCGCCCCATCCCCGCGAGGCGGCGCGCATCATCGGCCAGGACGCCGCGGTCGCGGATTTCCTGGCCGCCGCCCAGGCGCATCGGCTGCACCATGCCTGGCTGATCTCGGGGCCACGCGGCACCGGCAAGGCGACGCTGGCCTGGACCATCGCCAAATGGCTGCTGAGCGGTGCCGCGTCGCCCGACCTGACCACGCCGCAGGACGATCCCACCGTCCGCCGCATCCGCGCGCTGTCCGAGCCGCGGCTGCACCTGGTCCGGCGCCCGGTGGATGAAAAGACCCTGCGCCTGCGCGCCGAGATCACCGTGGACGAGGTCCGCCGCCTGCAGGGCTTCTTCCACATGAGCGCGGCCGAGGGCGGGCGGCGCATCGCCATCATCGACGCCGCGGACGAAATGAACCAGGCCGCCGCCAATGCGCTGCTGAAGCTGCTGGAAGAACCGCCGCAGGAAGCGACGCTGCTGCTGGTCGCGCATCAGCCGGCGCGGCTTTTGCCGACCATCCGCTCGCGCTGCCGCGAGTTGCGGCTGCAGCCGCTGAGCCCCGAGGACATGGGCCGGGTTCTGCACGACCTCGGCCTTGACCATGACGCGGCCCGGCTGGCGGCGCTGTCCGGCGGCTCGATCGGCGAGGCGCTGCGGCTGGCCGGGCAGGACGGGCTGGCGCTTTACCAGCGCATCGCCGGGCTGTTCGCCGATTATCCGCGCATGGACCGCCGCGCCGCCGCCGCCCTGGCCGAACTGGCGGCGGGACGCGCGGGGGCCGAGGGCGATCCCTTCGACCTGGTCGTAACCCTTCTCGACCGTTTTCTGACTCGCGCCGCGCGCACCGGCCTCTTGGGCGCCCCCCTGCCCGAGGCGGCCGAGGGCGAGGCCGAGGTGCTGAGCCGCATCGCCCCCGATCCGGCGGTGGCACGGCTTTGGGCGGCCGCCCAGGCCGAGCTGTCAGCGCGGGCCCGCGCCGGGCGGGCGGTCAACCTTGACCCTTCCGCGCTGGTGTTGGATATGCTGGTCGGGCTTGCGAACCAGCCCGCCGTCTGA
- a CDS encoding ABC transporter substrate-binding protein, whose amino-acid sequence MKTTLILTSALCSLGLAAQAQNKEVNVVSWGGAYERSQVEAYNIPFAEQTGIKVNMLAADNPATPLKAQVEAGNITGDVFDIEVSDAIRLCDEGALVEIDPAILPPAPDGTPATEDFIPGALQECAVANIFWGTVIAFDTTKFDGEKPSTAADFFDTAKFPGKRGLPKNPKRTLYLALIADGVAPDQIYEVLATPEGVDRAFAKLDTIKRDVVWWEAGAQPVQLLADGEVVMATGYNGRFFDAMVGEGKPFEIIWDGQYMDMDMFAIPKGSPNPEAALEYLKFATATEQLANQAKYIAYGPARKSSAALVGLFQDGKTEMGPHMPTSEEHMKTAVMDDPEFWADHSAELAERFNGWLAN is encoded by the coding sequence ATGAAAACCACATTGATCCTGACCTCGGCGCTATGCAGCCTTGGCCTGGCGGCGCAGGCCCAGAACAAGGAGGTCAACGTCGTCTCCTGGGGCGGCGCCTATGAGCGTTCGCAGGTCGAGGCCTATAACATCCCCTTCGCCGAGCAGACCGGCATCAAGGTGAACATGCTGGCCGCCGACAACCCGGCCACGCCGCTGAAGGCGCAGGTCGAGGCGGGCAATATCACCGGCGACGTGTTCGACATCGAGGTCTCGGACGCGATCCGGCTTTGCGACGAGGGCGCGCTGGTCGAGATCGACCCCGCCATCTTGCCGCCCGCCCCCGACGGCACCCCGGCGACCGAGGATTTCATCCCCGGCGCGCTGCAGGAATGCGCGGTCGCGAACATCTTCTGGGGCACGGTCATCGCCTTCGACACCACGAAGTTCGACGGCGAGAAGCCCTCGACCGCGGCGGATTTCTTCGACACCGCCAAGTTCCCCGGCAAGCGCGGTCTGCCCAAGAACCCCAAGCGCACCCTGTATCTGGCGCTGATCGCCGACGGCGTGGCGCCCGACCAGATCTACGAGGTGCTGGCCACCCCCGAGGGCGTGGACCGCGCTTTTGCCAAGCTCGACACCATCAAGCGCGACGTGGTTTGGTGGGAGGCCGGCGCCCAGCCGGTGCAGCTGCTGGCCGATGGCGAGGTGGTGATGGCCACCGGCTATAACGGCCGCTTCTTCGACGCCATGGTCGGCGAGGGCAAGCCCTTCGAGATCATCTGGGATGGGCAATACATGGACATGGACATGTTCGCCATTCCCAAGGGCTCGCCCAATCCCGAGGCGGCGCTGGAATACCTGAAATTCGCCACCGCCACCGAACAGCTGGCCAACCAGGCGAAATACATCGCCTATGGCCCGGCGCGCAAAAGCTCGGCGGCGCTGGTCGGGCTGTTCCAGGACGGCAAGACCGAGATGGGGCCGCATATGCCCACCAGCGAGGAGCATATGAAGACCGCCGTCATGGACGACCCGGAGTTCTGGGCCGATCATTCCGCCGAACTGGCCGAGCGTTTCAACGGCTGGCTTGCCAACTGA